One part of the Mariniblastus fucicola genome encodes these proteins:
- a CDS encoding vanadium-dependent haloperoxidase — protein MSSDNFRRFSIRVRRMPLRKTAWAIAGILTLASLTPGPILAQNQKGPFTENQKTGYLGQTSRSAMARNVLNRLKNRSRARGVEGQADRVLLWHEILLDSIAIDHTPDPDTGEVDFVNGGPTRTSRALAMTQITVFDAANAFRNAYNAYNEIEEAPQNASLDAAIAYASFTIQLNLFPDQADRLQMLLESDLEQIDATEESIAAGQIVGESAANAMWISRIDDNSDDAEPDWGEGGRVADGVTTANGNLVNGGTSETYEWEPDPLTPSTSGDFNLALGAYWGAVTPFSLASGDQYRLPPPPEPGSREYLSGYYLVKILGASPDTSGSMSNLYTRFIGNYWGYDATPLLGTPPRLYNQIAAQVAVDEGIDDPVAMARYLAMINTGLADSGIAAWDSKFYYNYWRPVTGTRKSDDVLMTISDPTWKPVGISVINTELAITPTPPFPAYPSGHATFGSSTFEIMRQFFGNRTRFTFISDEYNGEGVDPLGVPRPLVPIRFQSLDEAQWSNGISRIFNGVHWQWDNLGGQELGENIGRHIVFEEQAFQPVRRGNRDEKGRR, from the coding sequence ATGAGTAGCGACAACTTTAGACGTTTTTCAATTCGAGTGCGGAGAATGCCGCTTCGCAAAACGGCCTGGGCCATAGCTGGCATTTTGACGCTTGCTTCATTGACGCCCGGACCGATTCTGGCTCAAAACCAGAAAGGCCCATTTACTGAAAACCAAAAGACGGGATACCTCGGCCAAACCAGTCGTTCTGCGATGGCCCGCAACGTCCTGAATCGTCTGAAGAACAGGAGCAGAGCACGAGGCGTCGAAGGTCAAGCTGATCGCGTGTTGTTGTGGCACGAAATCCTTTTGGATTCAATTGCGATCGACCACACTCCCGACCCCGACACCGGAGAAGTCGACTTTGTGAACGGTGGCCCAACGCGAACCAGCCGTGCGTTGGCGATGACTCAGATCACGGTTTTCGACGCGGCCAACGCTTTCAGGAATGCCTACAACGCCTACAACGAAATCGAGGAGGCCCCGCAAAATGCGTCGCTCGACGCGGCCATTGCGTACGCTTCGTTTACGATCCAGCTAAATCTTTTCCCGGACCAGGCTGATCGATTGCAAATGTTGCTCGAATCAGACCTGGAACAAATCGATGCCACTGAGGAAAGTATCGCAGCCGGACAAATCGTCGGCGAATCAGCTGCCAACGCGATGTGGATTTCCCGCATCGACGACAACTCGGATGACGCCGAGCCTGACTGGGGCGAAGGTGGACGAGTTGCCGACGGCGTCACAACCGCCAATGGCAACCTGGTCAATGGAGGAACATCGGAAACGTACGAATGGGAACCGGATCCACTGACTCCCTCCACCAGCGGCGATTTCAATTTGGCGCTTGGTGCGTACTGGGGAGCCGTCACTCCGTTTTCACTTGCCAGCGGTGACCAATATCGGCTTCCGCCGCCGCCCGAACCCGGTTCGCGTGAATACCTGAGCGGCTACTACCTTGTCAAGATACTCGGGGCATCGCCCGACACCAGCGGAAGTATGTCGAACCTGTACACAAGATTCATCGGCAACTACTGGGGCTACGACGCCACACCGTTACTGGGAACGCCGCCGAGGCTGTACAACCAGATCGCAGCGCAAGTCGCTGTCGACGAAGGTATCGACGATCCAGTTGCCATGGCACGCTACCTGGCAATGATCAACACGGGTCTGGCCGATTCAGGAATCGCGGCGTGGGACAGCAAGTTCTACTACAACTACTGGCGGCCAGTTACTGGCACAAGAAAATCGGACGATGTTCTCATGACGATCAGCGACCCGACCTGGAAGCCCGTTGGTATCAGTGTCATCAACACGGAGCTTGCGATCACGCCGACTCCGCCGTTTCCAGCCTATCCGTCCGGACACGCGACGTTCGGTTCGTCGACATTTGAGATCATGCGTCAGTTTTTCGGCAACCGAACACGATTCACGTTCATCTCGGACGAATACAATGGCGAAGGTGTTGACCCGTTGGGCGTTCCGCGTCCGCTGGTGCCCATTCGATTCCAGTCACTCGATGAAGCCCAGTGGTCAAACGGTATTAGCCGAATCTTCAACGGCGTGCACTGGCAGTGGGACAATCTCGGGGGCCAGGAACTGGGAGAGAACATCGGTCGCCATATCGTCTTTGAAGAGCAGGCGTTTCAGCCAGTCCGTCGCGGAAACAGAGACGAAAAGGGAAGGAGGTAG
- a CDS encoding glycosyl hydrolase family 17 protein, translating to MNRIFACLSILLSAFLPLVAAESTFGDVTASDILGNPDCLAFSYGGYRGSTRDTVPSVDDLKEDLRILSAMGVKLVRTYNTQQFKQAENLLEAIDQLQKEDRDFEVYVMLGAWIDCQNAWTEKADHDRGDVTNNQAEIDAAVALANRYPRSVKMIAVGNEAMVHWATNYFVRPAVILKWVNHLQQLKQNGKLPPGVWITSSDNFAAWGGDSADYHTPDLEKLIRAVDFVSMHTYPFHDTHYDSDFWISPETEAGLSARAKADAAVDRAIQRAQSQYQNVSAYIKTLGVDKPVHIGETGWASLCGELYGAKGSQAADEYKAKRFYDQMRAWTNDNGISCFYFEAFDEKWKDLGNAEGSENHFGMIDLDGRVKYAMWDLVASGAFDGLTRGGKPITQTFGGDESKLLDSLLPVPADGNWDGTVLTNVNSNRRIGDVVSEKNYIVLHSSMTPETVADSTLPSQPVKLNVWEGTCEVEPVDSEMHIRTGTGAWWGCAIEIQSENKGENLSRFRDGKLHFDIKGDTKSTFASGFQTGRYAAGNQTDNAITFGPNEKYQLTKEWKSWSIPLSELTESSPDANFENVTSLLFLKGKGEFDGKQIQLRNVRYSTE from the coding sequence ATGAATCGAATTTTCGCCTGCCTGTCTATTCTTCTGTCGGCTTTTCTCCCGCTTGTCGCCGCCGAAAGCACATTCGGCGACGTTACCGCCAGCGACATTTTGGGCAATCCGGACTGCCTCGCGTTTTCCTACGGTGGCTATCGAGGGTCGACTCGCGATACCGTTCCTTCGGTCGACGATCTCAAGGAGGACTTGCGAATTCTTTCAGCGATGGGTGTGAAGTTGGTTCGGACTTACAACACCCAGCAGTTCAAGCAGGCAGAGAATCTGCTCGAAGCGATCGATCAACTGCAGAAAGAAGATCGGGACTTTGAGGTGTACGTGATGCTGGGCGCGTGGATCGATTGCCAGAACGCGTGGACTGAGAAAGCTGATCATGACCGCGGGGATGTCACGAACAATCAGGCCGAGATCGACGCCGCAGTGGCACTTGCCAATCGCTATCCACGATCCGTCAAGATGATCGCGGTCGGCAACGAAGCAATGGTTCACTGGGCAACGAACTATTTCGTAAGGCCCGCGGTGATTCTGAAATGGGTTAACCATCTGCAGCAGTTAAAGCAGAACGGCAAACTTCCGCCCGGTGTTTGGATCACCAGTTCAGACAACTTCGCCGCGTGGGGCGGAGATTCCGCCGACTATCATACGCCGGATTTGGAGAAGCTGATCCGAGCCGTTGACTTTGTTTCAATGCACACCTATCCCTTTCATGACACGCACTACGATTCTGATTTTTGGATCTCGCCGGAAACTGAAGCAGGCCTTTCTGCGAGAGCCAAAGCGGACGCGGCTGTCGACCGGGCGATTCAGCGAGCCCAATCGCAGTACCAAAATGTCAGTGCGTATATAAAAACTTTGGGCGTCGACAAACCGGTGCACATAGGCGAAACAGGATGGGCTTCTCTTTGTGGCGAACTGTATGGCGCCAAGGGTTCGCAAGCGGCCGACGAGTACAAAGCCAAACGGTTCTATGACCAGATGCGGGCTTGGACGAACGACAACGGCATCAGCTGTTTTTACTTTGAAGCCTTCGATGAAAAATGGAAAGACCTCGGCAACGCTGAGGGGTCTGAAAATCATTTTGGCATGATCGATCTCGATGGCCGAGTCAAGTACGCGATGTGGGATCTTGTTGCATCCGGCGCCTTTGATGGGCTGACGCGTGGCGGAAAACCAATCACCCAAACGTTCGGCGGCGACGAGAGCAAGCTTCTCGATAGCCTGCTTCCGGTTCCTGCCGACGGCAACTGGGATGGGACCGTTTTGACGAACGTAAACTCGAATCGTCGAATTGGAGATGTTGTCAGCGAGAAAAACTACATCGTTCTTCACTCGTCGATGACGCCCGAAACCGTTGCCGATTCGACTCTCCCCAGCCAGCCGGTAAAGCTGAACGTTTGGGAGGGGACCTGCGAGGTCGAGCCCGTTGATTCCGAGATGCACATTCGCACCGGGACCGGAGCATGGTGGGGTTGCGCGATTGAGATTCAATCTGAAAACAAAGGAGAGAATCTGAGCCGTTTTCGTGACGGGAAACTGCATTTCGATATCAAAGGCGATACGAAATCAACTTTCGCGAGTGGTTTTCAAACAGGTCGCTATGCGGCTGGCAATCAAACCGACAACGCGATCACATTTGGCCCCAACGAAAAATATCAGCTTACGAAAGAGTGGAAGTCGTGGTCGATTCCGCTCAGCGAATTAACCGAATCCAGCCCCGATGCAAACTTCGAAAATGTAACTTCTTTGCTCTTCCTGAAAGGCAAAGGAGAGTTTGACGGAAAACAAATTCAGCTTCGAAACGTCCGCTATTCAACTGAGTAA
- a CDS encoding glycoside hydrolase family 5 protein, translated as MRTHSVVLIFAVGTLLTVCLYANVAVAAPQPDLVAFHIPGDDASDTITSFASRVGPEAGAQGFVSVKNGKFSLAGKRQRFWGVNLCFSANFPTHEKATKIAAHFRKLGLNIVRFHHMDMQDAPGGIWRTKADGTRELDPEQIDRLDFFLNELHKNGIYANLNMHVSRTLTKGEGFPEYESGLWWTGSNKWVMYYDPDVQQELKKYCRDLLTHENPYRKLRRVDDPGLAMVEMLNENYFSVKGVELLRRLPKRFQDSFRVKWSAWLKQKYNDEASMFAAWESRQQPMGSVLAESNTWAKDLGPWSLAETNVSVKKTFGGESPDANIPSVRFVPSGRSDMAHHMQLRQTNLSVTEKQAYTLKLWVRADQPRDLKLELATSAGGEWRDLGLFETVQINENWQKIQRTILPRESIHAEVTLALNFGLDATPIEFAGVQLQEGAEMIELDNRQRFDDHSVAVPDTGWPSASHEDLQEFMVDTERAWIVELKDYLTDELGVKVPITASQENYHAPGVLAETCDFIDFHNYWHHPLFPGDAEWSQSRWTVDQQAIESAPTRSDWPANSLLMRCGWRYHDMPFTLSEWNQGEPNVTGSGAIMMAATIGAIQDWDGIMFFSYTENGDRFFADRFEGWFDFAGHPVKQAVIAAAGDIYLRGDLDPLKRRKSGTYANRVDGRTAFEFQIGVDVNAKKPDDVVVPEQNRFQTPDQKLLWDATDPQQAFMQLNTDRSKGVWGLIANQSFQVGDMTFDVGDVRHNYATILLTSKDDQPISQSHSMLLLASSSAENTGMKWNESRNSIGENWGTGPTLINPVNAEVRLPKSGLAGIPSVWSLDGTGQRTGQIETAVEGDQFVFEIGADHKTLWYEVEIK; from the coding sequence ATGCGCACTCATTCTGTCGTCCTGATCTTCGCTGTCGGAACTTTGCTTACCGTGTGCCTGTATGCAAACGTTGCTGTCGCAGCACCGCAGCCTGATTTGGTTGCTTTTCACATTCCCGGCGATGACGCCAGCGACACAATCACAAGTTTTGCATCGCGGGTTGGGCCGGAAGCGGGGGCGCAGGGATTCGTTTCTGTGAAGAACGGAAAGTTTTCTCTCGCCGGAAAACGTCAGAGGTTCTGGGGAGTGAACCTGTGCTTCAGCGCCAACTTTCCTACGCATGAGAAAGCCACAAAGATTGCAGCCCACTTTAGAAAGCTCGGGCTGAACATCGTTCGCTTTCATCACATGGATATGCAGGACGCGCCGGGAGGCATCTGGCGCACCAAAGCCGACGGGACTCGTGAGCTTGATCCGGAACAGATTGATCGGCTGGATTTCTTCCTGAACGAACTGCACAAAAATGGTATCTACGCGAACTTGAATATGCATGTTTCGCGAACGCTCACCAAAGGCGAAGGTTTTCCGGAGTACGAAAGTGGTCTTTGGTGGACCGGATCGAACAAGTGGGTGATGTACTACGACCCGGATGTGCAACAGGAGTTGAAGAAGTACTGTCGCGATTTGTTGACGCATGAAAATCCCTATCGAAAACTCCGCCGGGTGGACGATCCCGGTTTGGCGATGGTCGAAATGCTTAACGAGAATTACTTTTCGGTTAAAGGCGTTGAGTTGTTACGCCGGTTGCCGAAGAGGTTTCAGGATTCATTCCGGGTGAAGTGGAGCGCGTGGTTGAAGCAAAAGTACAACGATGAAGCGTCGATGTTTGCGGCCTGGGAAAGCCGACAGCAGCCCATGGGATCGGTTTTGGCGGAGTCCAATACATGGGCGAAGGATTTGGGGCCCTGGTCGCTCGCGGAGACCAACGTTTCGGTGAAAAAAACGTTCGGCGGTGAAAGTCCGGATGCCAACATTCCGTCGGTGCGATTCGTTCCGTCTGGCCGTTCAGATATGGCGCATCACATGCAGTTGCGGCAGACCAATCTTTCCGTTACCGAAAAACAGGCCTACACCTTGAAGCTGTGGGTGCGAGCAGATCAGCCGAGAGATCTGAAGCTTGAATTGGCGACGTCTGCGGGCGGCGAGTGGCGAGATCTTGGATTGTTTGAGACGGTTCAGATTAATGAAAACTGGCAAAAGATTCAGCGGACCATTTTGCCTCGCGAGTCGATCCACGCTGAGGTCACGTTGGCGCTCAACTTCGGACTCGATGCGACACCGATTGAGTTCGCGGGCGTGCAGTTGCAGGAGGGCGCCGAAATGATCGAACTCGACAATCGTCAAAGGTTTGACGACCATTCGGTGGCAGTTCCAGATACGGGTTGGCCATCGGCTTCGCACGAGGATTTGCAAGAATTCATGGTCGACACAGAGCGTGCCTGGATCGTCGAGTTGAAGGACTATCTTACGGACGAGTTGGGCGTAAAGGTTCCCATCACAGCATCGCAGGAGAACTATCACGCGCCCGGCGTGCTGGCCGAAACATGTGACTTCATCGACTTTCACAACTACTGGCACCATCCATTGTTTCCAGGCGATGCAGAATGGAGCCAGTCTCGCTGGACGGTCGATCAGCAGGCCATCGAATCGGCGCCAACGCGCAGCGACTGGCCAGCGAACTCTTTGCTGATGCGTTGCGGATGGCGCTACCACGACATGCCGTTCACGCTCAGCGAGTGGAATCAGGGCGAGCCAAATGTAACCGGTTCGGGAGCGATCATGATGGCGGCGACGATTGGCGCAATTCAGGATTGGGACGGAATCATGTTCTTTAGCTACACCGAAAATGGAGACCGCTTTTTCGCAGATCGTTTCGAAGGCTGGTTCGACTTTGCCGGGCATCCGGTGAAGCAGGCTGTAATCGCTGCCGCCGGGGATATCTATTTGCGCGGTGATCTGGATCCGCTCAAGCGACGCAAGTCAGGCACCTACGCCAATCGAGTTGACGGAAGGACTGCTTTTGAGTTTCAGATTGGAGTCGATGTCAATGCGAAGAAACCGGACGACGTTGTCGTACCGGAACAAAATCGTTTTCAGACACCAGACCAAAAACTGCTGTGGGACGCGACCGATCCGCAACAGGCTTTCATGCAGTTGAACACGGATCGGTCGAAGGGAGTCTGGGGCTTGATCGCGAACCAGAGTTTTCAGGTTGGCGACATGACTTTCGACGTTGGCGATGTCCGTCACAACTACGCAACGATTCTGCTGACGTCAAAGGATGATCAGCCAATCTCCCAAAGCCATTCAATGTTGTTGTTGGCGTCAAGCAGTGCCGAAAATACGGGTATGAAGTGGAATGAGTCGCGGAATTCGATTGGTGAAAACTGGGGAACGGGCCCGACGCTTATCAATCCCGTGAACGCCGAAGTGCGGTTGCCGAAAAGCGGACTTGCGGGCATCCCGTCCGTCTGGTCGCTCGACGGAACCGGTCAGCGGACTGGCCAGATCGAAACGGCGGTCGAGGGCGATCAGTTTGTGTTTGAGATCGGTGCTGACCACAAAACGCTGTGGTACGAAGTGGAAATAAAATAG
- a CDS encoding Xaa-Pro dipeptidyl-peptidase: MSRFKTLHVCLLLSTLLVSSSFAQEAAKPVFVDGEAQEVDAFKGKANRVLHDLWVETEFDSDGNGTMDRMHVDVARPIQTDTEGLKVPVIYNTSPYFAGTAGNAKGTFWDPKHEIGETPPEHKHPVDIKHQSRRPVISNRLTNYWVSRGFAVVHSCSPGTGLSQGCVTIGGDNECLAPKAVIDWLNGRAKGFTEPVGGEEVVASWCTGKVGMTGTSYNGTLPIAAATTGVEGLECIIPVAPNTSYYHYYRSNGLVRHPGGYMGEDVDVLYDFVNSGPPEMREHCDCEVRDEEILENIDRESGDYSDWWAGRDYVNKLGKVKAATLIAHGLNDWNVMPAHSIRVYEALKKQGTPAQIYLHQGGHGGTPTRSMMNRWFSRYLYDIENGVEDDPRAFIVREGAEREDPTAYPDYPNPDAKMVTLYPSKGGLKVGGLSQTKAEGQGSETLTDDVSIGGDKLAAKTESENRLLFATAPLSEAVHISGTSKLKIRLSCDKPAANLSVWIVSLPWDKKADSINANLITRGWADPQNHSSLTKGEPLEPGKFYDLEFDLQPDDQIIPAGQQIGLMIFSSDRDFTLWPDPGTKLTVDLDATSLTLPIVGNAGL; encoded by the coding sequence ATGTCGCGATTCAAAACTCTTCACGTGTGTTTGTTACTCAGCACCTTGCTGGTTTCCAGTTCGTTTGCCCAAGAAGCAGCCAAGCCTGTTTTCGTCGATGGCGAAGCCCAGGAAGTCGACGCTTTTAAAGGCAAAGCAAATCGTGTGTTGCATGATCTGTGGGTCGAAACCGAGTTCGATTCGGACGGAAACGGCACGATGGATCGCATGCATGTCGATGTCGCGCGGCCGATCCAAACCGACACCGAAGGCCTGAAAGTCCCGGTCATTTACAACACCAGCCCCTATTTTGCAGGGACGGCCGGCAACGCAAAAGGAACGTTTTGGGACCCGAAACACGAGATCGGTGAAACGCCTCCAGAGCACAAACACCCCGTCGATATCAAACACCAAAGCAGACGACCCGTCATCTCCAACCGGTTGACCAACTACTGGGTGTCCCGCGGTTTCGCTGTCGTCCACTCCTGTTCGCCGGGCACCGGACTTTCGCAGGGTTGCGTGACGATCGGTGGCGACAATGAGTGCTTGGCTCCCAAAGCCGTGATTGACTGGCTTAACGGACGTGCCAAAGGATTCACCGAACCGGTTGGTGGTGAAGAGGTTGTAGCAAGCTGGTGCACCGGAAAAGTCGGCATGACGGGAACCAGCTACAACGGAACCCTTCCAATCGCTGCGGCAACGACCGGAGTCGAAGGGCTTGAGTGCATCATTCCGGTAGCTCCGAACACTTCTTACTACCACTACTATCGCAGCAACGGACTGGTGCGACATCCTGGCGGTTACATGGGCGAGGACGTGGACGTGCTTTACGACTTCGTCAACAGCGGTCCTCCCGAAATGCGAGAACATTGTGATTGCGAGGTTCGTGACGAGGAGATCCTTGAGAATATTGATCGCGAATCAGGCGACTACAGCGATTGGTGGGCGGGCCGTGACTACGTGAACAAGCTTGGGAAAGTGAAAGCCGCGACGCTGATCGCTCACGGACTCAATGACTGGAACGTGATGCCGGCTCATTCGATCCGCGTTTACGAAGCACTCAAAAAGCAAGGCACGCCGGCTCAGATCTATCTGCATCAAGGTGGGCATGGTGGCACCCCGACGCGTTCAATGATGAATCGCTGGTTCAGTCGATATCTCTACGATATTGAAAACGGTGTCGAAGATGATCCACGTGCGTTTATCGTTCGCGAAGGCGCCGAACGTGAAGACCCAACGGCCTATCCGGACTACCCGAATCCGGACGCCAAAATGGTGACGCTCTACCCCAGCAAAGGCGGCTTGAAAGTCGGCGGCTTGAGTCAGACAAAAGCAGAAGGGCAGGGCAGCGAGACGCTGACGGACGACGTTTCGATCGGAGGCGACAAACTGGCTGCGAAAACGGAATCCGAAAATCGTCTGTTGTTTGCAACGGCTCCACTGAGCGAAGCGGTTCATATTTCCGGCACTTCGAAACTCAAAATTCGCCTCAGCTGTGACAAACCAGCCGCCAACCTTTCGGTCTGGATCGTGTCACTGCCATGGGACAAGAAAGCCGATTCGATCAACGCGAACTTGATTACACGTGGCTGGGCAGATCCTCAAAACCACAGTTCGCTCACCAAAGGCGAACCGCTGGAACCGGGAAAGTTTTACGATCTGGAATTTGACCTCCAACCGGACGACCAGATCATTCCAGCCGGTCAGCAAATTGGCTTGATGATATTCTCCAGCGATCGCGATTTCACTTTGTGGCCTGATCCGGGAACAAAGCTAACCGTTGATCTTGACGCCACCAGCTTGACGCTTCCCATCGTCGGCAACGCGGGACTTTAA
- a CDS encoding sulfatase yields MFSGNVFRQRQFCLVVGLVVFAIALSNRHVSIAWSQETIVNPNIVLINADDLGWMDLKCQGSKYYQTPNVDRLASEGMRFTNAYASASNCAPSRACMMTGQYGPRHGVFTVQNSDRGPAKARKLIPVRNKTSISEDHFTIADLLNSVGYQTISIGKWHIGKDPLLNGFDQNVAGEHIGHPGAKQGGYHSPFSYVNCVSESKGEYLTDRLTDEAIKFVNDNQSKPFFLYLPFYAVHTPLQPRADKKKRWKSIEAQPGQSNASYAAMVESMDENVGRLLESLDKLGLSERTIVIFTSDNGGHWAISRQAPLRAGKGSYFEGGIRVPMIVRWPGRIKPGTTCDEPVINVDFMPTFAEISGAKIPAKQTIDGVSLLPVLMDSKAGLKERSLFWHFPVYLQSVSRASGEFETHDSRFRTRPGSAIRSGKWKLHEYFEDGRLELYDLESDIGETENVASVRPEIANRLHAELEKWRDDAGAPVPTDLNPKYSPAK; encoded by the coding sequence ATGTTTTCGGGAAACGTGTTCAGGCAGCGACAGTTTTGCCTGGTCGTTGGACTGGTTGTGTTCGCCATCGCACTTTCGAACCGCCACGTTTCGATCGCATGGTCGCAGGAAACGATCGTCAATCCGAACATCGTTTTGATTAACGCTGACGATCTTGGCTGGATGGATTTGAAGTGCCAGGGCAGCAAGTACTATCAGACTCCGAACGTCGATCGACTTGCCAGTGAGGGAATGCGGTTCACTAATGCGTATGCATCGGCTTCGAATTGTGCGCCAAGCCGCGCCTGCATGATGACAGGCCAATACGGGCCAAGGCATGGAGTTTTCACTGTGCAGAATTCTGATCGTGGTCCGGCAAAGGCTCGAAAGCTGATCCCTGTTCGCAACAAGACGTCGATCTCCGAAGACCACTTCACGATTGCCGATCTGCTCAATTCGGTTGGTTATCAAACGATTTCGATCGGCAAGTGGCATATTGGCAAGGATCCGTTGCTCAATGGCTTTGATCAGAATGTGGCGGGTGAACACATTGGTCATCCGGGGGCAAAACAGGGGGGATATCACAGCCCGTTCAGTTATGTGAACTGCGTATCGGAATCGAAGGGCGAGTACTTGACCGATCGGCTGACCGACGAAGCGATAAAGTTTGTGAACGACAACCAGAGCAAACCTTTCTTTCTGTATCTGCCGTTTTATGCCGTTCATACTCCGCTACAACCAAGGGCGGACAAGAAGAAACGCTGGAAGTCGATCGAAGCTCAGCCCGGACAAAGCAATGCTTCTTACGCCGCGATGGTGGAGAGCATGGATGAGAACGTAGGTCGATTGCTCGAAAGCCTTGACAAGCTTGGGCTAAGCGAACGAACGATCGTAATTTTCACTTCGGATAACGGAGGCCACTGGGCCATCAGCCGTCAGGCTCCGCTGCGGGCTGGCAAGGGATCCTATTTTGAAGGCGGCATTCGAGTTCCGATGATCGTTCGCTGGCCGGGCCGAATCAAACCGGGAACGACGTGCGATGAGCCGGTGATCAACGTCGACTTCATGCCAACGTTTGCGGAGATTTCTGGCGCGAAAATTCCCGCGAAGCAAACAATCGATGGAGTCAGCCTGCTGCCTGTTTTGATGGACAGCAAAGCCGGCTTGAAGGAGCGGTCATTGTTTTGGCATTTTCCTGTTTATCTGCAATCCGTTTCGCGAGCCAGCGGAGAATTCGAGACTCACGATTCGAGGTTTCGAACTCGTCCCGGATCAGCAATTCGATCTGGCAAATGGAAGTTGCACGAGTATTTCGAAGACGGCAGGCTTGAGTTGTACGATCTTGAGTCGGACATCGGCGAAACCGAAAACGTTGCCTCCGTCCGACCAGAAATTGCCAATCGGCTGCATGCTGAACTTGAAAAATGGCGAGACGATGCAGGGGCTCCGGTGCCCACAGACTTGAACCCGAAGTACTCGCCTGCGAAATAA